A window of the Vigna angularis cultivar LongXiaoDou No.4 chromosome 3, ASM1680809v1, whole genome shotgun sequence genome harbors these coding sequences:
- the LOC108326016 gene encoding mitogen-activated protein kinase kinase kinase YODA: protein MLTWWGKSSSKESKKKSNKESFFDTLHRKLKISSEGKLSTRSGGSRRNCNDTVSEKGDRSPTESRSPSPSKVARCQSFIERPHAQPLPLPGLHPSSVGRVDSEISISSKSRLEKVSKPSLFLPLPTPGCIRCKPNPADLDGDLVTASVFSDCSADSDEPHSHNRSPLVADCEIGIRTAAGSPSSSMPKDQPVVASQLNSAGVKKPGSILSNHTSSTSPKRRPLRNHVPNLQVPPHGAFYSAPDSSLSSPSRSPLRAFGTDQVLNSAFWAGKPYSEVNFVGSGHCSSPGSGHNSGHNSMGGDMSGPLFWQPSRGSPEYSPVPSPRMTSPGPSSRIQSGAVTPIHPKAGGTPIESQTGRVDDGKQQTHRLPLPPLSVSNSSPFSHSNSAATSPSMPRSPARADNPGSGSRWKKGKLLGSGSFGHVYLGFNSESGEMCAVKEVTLFSDDPKSMESAKQFMQEIHLLSRLQHPNIVRYYGSETVDDKLYIYLEYVSGGSIHKLLREYGQFGELVIRSYTQQILSGLAYLHAKNTLHRDIKGANILVDPTGRVKLADFGMAKHITGQSCPLSFKGTPYWMAPEVIKNSNGCNLAVDIWSLGCTVLEMATTKPPWFQYEGVAAMFKIGNSKELPTIPDHLSNEGKDFVRKCLQRNPYDRPSASELLDHPFVKLAAPLERPILVPEALDPVSGTTQGAKSLVIGQAKNLSTLDSDRLAVHSSRFLKINPHESEIHIPKNISCPVSPIGSPLLRSRSPQHRNGKMSPPISSPRTASGASTPLAGGSGAIPFGNHSKQLIYFQESFGSIPKSSNGVYVNGPAHHDSTVDIFRGMQIGSHIPSELVSSENDVLVKQFARPPHAEPYDFQSVLADRVGRQLLREHVKINPSLDLSPNSSLLSRPNGL from the exons atgCTTACATGGTGGGGAAAATCATCATCAAAAGAAAGCAAGAAGAAATCAAATAAGGAAAGCTTTTTTGACACACTGCACcggaaattaaaaatttcatctgAAGGTAAACTAAGCACTAGATCTGGAGGATCCCGTAGAAATTGCAATGACACAGTTTCAGAGAAGGGGGATCGATCTCCGACTGAATCAAGATCACCTTCACCTTCCAAAGTGGCTAGGTGTCAAAGTTTCATTGAAAGACCTCATGCTCAGCCACTTCCTCTTCCTGGTCTGCACCCTTCAAGTGTAGGCCGAGTAGATTCTGAAATTAGTATTTCATCAAAATCAAGATTGGAAAAAGTCTCCAAACCATCATTGTTTCTTCCACTTCCGACACCTGGATGCATCCGTTGTAAACCAAACCCTGCAGATTTGGATGGAGACTTGGTCACTGCTTCAGTCTTTAGTGATTGCTCTGCTGACAGTGATGAGCCACACTCACACAATCGTAGTCCTTTAGTGGCTGACTGTGAGATTGGGATTAGAACTGCTGCTGGCAGTCCTTCCAG CTCAATGCCCAAGGATCAGCCAGTTGTCGCTTCCCAGCTCAATTCAGCAGGAGTAAAAAAACCAGGAAGTATTCTAAGTAATCATACATCTTCTACTTCACCAAAACGTAGGCCTTTACGCAACCATGTTCCAAATCTTCAGGTTCCTCCTCATGGTGCCTTCTACAGTGCTCCAGATAGCTCCTTGTCAAGTCCATCAAGAAGTCCACTGAGAGCATTTGGCACAGATCAGGTGTTGAATTCTGCTTTTTGGGCCGGAAAGCCATATTCAGAGGTCAACTTTGTTGGATCTGGACATTGCTCTAGCCCAGGTTCAGGTCACAATTCTGGACATAATTCAATGGGAGGGGACATGTCAGGACCTTTATTTTGGCAACCAAGCAGGGGTAGTCCAGAGTATTCTCCTGTACCTAGTCCCAGAATGACTAGCCCTGGTCCTAGCTCTAGAATTCAGAGTGGAGCTGTCACACCTATTCATCCCAAAGCCGGCGGAACACCCATTGAATCACAGACAGGAAGGGTTGATGATGGGAAACAGCAGACTCATCGTTTGCCACTTCCTCCTTTGTCAGTCTCCAATTCCTCACCATTCTCTCATTCAAATTCTGCAGCAACATCTCCGTCTATGCCAAGAAGTCCTGCTAGAGCAGATAATCCAGGCTCTGGCTCACGTTGGAAGAAAGGAAAGCTGCTTGGTAGTGGCTCATTTGGACATGTCTATCTTGGCTTCAATAG TGAAAGTGGCGAAATGTGTGCAGTGAAGGAGGTTACCCTGTTTTCAGATGATCCCAAGTCAATGGAAAGCGCTAAGCAATTTATGCAG GAAATTCATTTATTAAGCCGTTTACAGCATCCAAATATTGTCCGGTATTATGGTTCTGAAACA GTTGATGACAAGCTTTACATATACCTTGAATATGTATCTGGTGGCTCCATACACAAACTTCTTCGAGAATATGGGCAGTTTGGAGAACTAGTTATTCGTAGCTATACTCAACAAATTTTGTCAGGGCTTGCTTATTTGCATGCTAAAAATACTCTCCATCG GGACATCAAAGGAGCAAATATACTGGTAGATCCAACTGGTCGGGTCAAGTTGGCCGACTTTGGCATGGCAAAACAT ATAACAGGGCAATCGTGTCCATTATCATTCAAGGGAACCCCTTACTGGATGGCTCCTGAG GTTATAAAGAACTCTAATGGATGCAATCTTGCAGTAGATATATGGAGTCTTGGATGCACAGTTTTGGAAATGGCTACTACCAAACCTCCTTGGTTTCAGTATGAAGGG GTTGCTGCCATGTTCAAGATTGGTAATAGCAAGGAACTCCCAACAATCCCAGATCATCTCTCAAATGAAGGAAAAGATTTTGTTAGGAAATGTCTTCAGCGCAACCCATATGATCGCCCTTCAGCAAGTGAATTATTGGACCACCCTTTTGTAAAACTTGCTGCACCTTTGGAAAGACCTATTCTGGTTCCTGAAGCATTGGATCCTGTTTCTGGGACTACACAGGGAGCAAAATCTCTG GTAATTGGACAAGCAAAGAATCTTTCTACCTTGGATTCAGATAGACTTGCTGTTCATTCTTcaagatttttgaaaattaatccTCATGAAag TGAAATCCATATTCCAAAGAATATATCTTGCCCCGTATCTCCCATTGGAAGCCCACTTTTAAGGTCAAGATCACCACAGCACAGGAATGGGAAAATGTCTCCTCCTATATCCAGCCCACGGACTGCTTCTGGGGCATCCACACCTCTCGCTGGTGGCAGTGGTGCCATTCCTTTTGGTAATCACTCTAAACAGTTAATTTACTTTCAAGAGAGTTTTGGAAGCATCCCTAAGTCCTCAAATGGTGTGTACGTTAATGGCCCTGCTCATCATGACTCAACTGTTGACATTTTTCGAGGAATGCAAATAGGGTCTCACATTCCATCAGAGCTGGTTTCCAGTGAAAATGATGTTCTGGTTAAGCAGTTTGCAAGGCCTCCTCATGCAGAGCCATATGATTTTCAGTCAGTCTTGGCAGATCGTGTTGGCCGGCAGCTGCTGCGTGAACATGTTAAGATTAACCCATCCCTTGATCTCAGTCCCAACTCATCTTTGCTAAGCCGCCCAAATGGTTTATGA